DNA from Amorphoplanes friuliensis DSM 7358:
GCCGCCCGGCGCAGCCCGGCCGCCAGGTCGGCGGTCGAGGCGAAGGTCGTGGCCGCCGGATCGACCCGCCCCGGGAGCCGGGTGGTGACCTCCTGCAGGATCCAGCCGTTGCCGTCCGGGTCGCTGAACGACAGGAACGAGCCGTAGCTCGCGTGCTCCGGGTGCGGGCCGGGCACCCGGGCGTCGGTCCCGGCGTGGTGGAAGACGCCACCCGCGTCGTGGAACACCTCGCCCGGTTCGGCGCCGTGCCGCTTCAGCTCGTCGTACGCGGCGTCGATGTCGTTCACGATCAGGTGCAGGCCCTGCGCCGAGCCGGGCGCCTGGGCCGTGACCGAGGTGCCGA
Protein-coding regions in this window:
- a CDS encoding VOC family protein, yielding MDMKLEVVVVPVSDVDRARDFYTGLGWRLDAEFAAGDGFRVVQVTPPGSPASVIFGTSVTAQAPGSAQGLHLIVNDIDAAYDELKRHGAEPGEVFHDAGGVFHHAGTDARVPGPHPEHASYGSFLSFSDPDGNGWILQEVTTRLPGRVDPAATTFASTADLAAGLRRAAAAHGEHEKRIGAEDPDWPDWYADYLVREQAGTELPS